TGAGGAAATGAAAAATGCAGTGGACATTTCTTTTCTACAGATAGAGGATCCAGGAAATAATAAAGGGGAAGGTATAGTCAATCTTTAAAAGGTGAAATACCTGGAACAAGAgaaaacaaatttgcattatgCTATCCTTGCAATTTTGTTTAGCATCATGGGAAATCATATCCAGATGATAACTCTAGATGGCCCAACAGTTCTTGTTGCTGGAGTTGTTAAAACACTTGTTTGTTTAGTCATTATTTATTCATGTTGTTCTGAgaatgaagtaaattatatagaGCCTTATACTTTCTGCAACAGAGAAAAAATTCTGAGAGTTCCTGCTACTAATGCAATAGCAATGCTTGATTTTGGAAATATTTTCTCAAGCAGTTTGCCTATTATGTAAAGCAAGATAAgatttgtttttcttcttcttatATGTGTCTTAACTCTGAGTGTATCAGAAGATAATGTAGCTTTATGTTTTAATGCTCTTATACCTGACTGAAATGGCATTTATTTCTTATTTTGTCAGTTGAAACAGACAAACCCAAACTGGATGTGGCACAAAATAATCAAACTTGTGAGGAACCTATTGGTAGAGACACAAGTGTCAGTGATGGGAATCATGCATTAGGAATGGAAATTGTTTTGGCCTCTGAAATTCGTACTGTGAAAGAATATGAAGCTTATGATACTAAAATGCAGAATGCAGGAGCACATGAGAAGTCACCTTCAATTATAGGGAAAAAACGCAAAAATAAGATTGCCATGAGCCCTCCTGGAATTTTTCCCTTCGAAAATTTGGAGTCAACTGCTGAGAATGATTTAGAAACTTCACATGGTGAAAATGCTTGTGGTCCAACAACTAATATTTTAGCATTGGAATCTGCCGATAGAGTTGAAAATAGCACTCAGCAGGATGATGAATTAGTTCCTACAGACAAGGTTCTTGCAGTTAAACAGTCTCTCACTAAAAGCAGAATCCAAAGGGATACAAAAGGCAAGTCTAAGGTTTTATCTGATGGAGATGCAAATGAAATGATGTTAAATGAGGAGGATGGGAGCCATGAGAGTGTTGAAAGCTGTAACAGTGCTGGGCTATTTTCAACTGGAAAGCGGAGATGGAACTTTGAGCGACAATTGATTGTAGGGAGCAAAAGAGTAAAAAGGCAAATTCAAGAAAGTCCCAATTCTTCATCACTAATTAAACAAGATAGCTCATTCATGAATTGGATCTCAAACATGATGAAGGGGTTCTCGAAATCAAGTGAAGGCGAGGTACCTTCTCTTTCTCCTGCCCTTCCAAATCCCAGTCATGGACCTGAGAATCCTGATCAGGATCTTATCACAAGCAACAGAAACAAAGATCCTGGGTGCAGAACTATAGGATTTCAATCCATTTTTCAGTCCTTGTATTGCCGAAAGACAAAGTGTGAAGAAGCCGTCATGTTGAATGTTGATCATCCAACAGAAGGATTGAAAGAACATGAGCTTGATAATAGGATATACGATTTGGATGCTACTCCAATAGCTTGTCAGATGGTGACTGGTAATGTTTACAAACGGTTTCTGCCATCAAATGATAGGTTCAATGAGTCTACATGTGGCAATCAAGAGATTCCGGTGGTCCATTCTAACGATGTATCTATGAGTTTTGCTGCCATTCAGGAAAACAATGGGGGTAACTCTACAGTGAACAAACATTCATGCAATTTGGCAACTGGTAAGGAGAGAGATGGAACAAGCTCCAATTCTTCTCGGGGTAAACATAAGACAAacaatgttgagaaaattgattctgaactGCCATTTGAAGGAAAGACAGCCTGTAATTTTAATCACAAAGGTGACCCTTTGGAGAGTTTGTGGATAGCTCGGTTTACCCCaaaaacttctggttctttgttGAACCAGGATCCTTCCAAAAAAAGTACTGGTGAGTCTCTCAACTGCTCTTCTGATGGCCAGAGGCAGAAACCTGAACTGCAGAGTCCTCTTGGTTCTTTtgatgaaaatgaaaatgaagAGCTACTGCATGTGCGAAATTGTGGTACTGCTACTGAGGCTTCATTTGGTTCCTATAAGATCAAAGGACACCACAATGATAAGTCCATATATAAACTTAACCCTATCTTACCTTCCCCCAGATTCAAAACTTCAGAGGCAATGGCTTCTGTCTTTGCAAGGAGATTGGACGCCCTCAGACACTTCATGCCATCAGATGAACCAGAAAATGCAGCTTGTGCAACCATGACCTGCCTTTTTTGTGGCATAAAGGGTCACCATTTGCAAGAATGTTCAGAGATAACTGATACTGAGCTTGAAGATCTTCTGAGAAATATCAATTCATATAATTGGGTAAATGAACTACCTTGCGTGTGTATTAGATGCTTTCAGCTCAATCATTGGGCTGTTGCATGTCCTGATGCATTTTCAAGAGTAGGGAATCAAGCAGAATATGATGCTTCTTTGGTCAACCAATGTGGTCCTAGCAAAATGCAGCTTAATGTAAGCATTGAAGACAATCCAAAGCTAAGAGACATTGCTGCTGGTCCACTTACAGTTTGTGATAGAAATGATTCTGGAATGGAGAAAGATCTGAATTTGACCCAGAAATGGAATGTTGAATTTTTTGGGAAAGAAATTGCTTCAAGTTCAAGAGAGAAAAAGTTGAAAGAAAACCTAATGGAGCCATTATATGAACTTGTCAATGATGAGATTTCTGATGTACCAAAGGGAATCTTTGATGCCATAAGAAGGCTTCATTTGTTGCGAACAGATATTCTCAAGTAAGCAGATCAAATTAATTAACCTGTCCTCAGTGAATTCATTTTCCATACCAGTTTTTGATGAGAACATCTCCTAGCGATTAGCTTGTAAGCATTAAATTACATTCCAC
The Hevea brasiliensis isolate MT/VB/25A 57/8 chromosome 15, ASM3005281v1, whole genome shotgun sequence genome window above contains:
- the LOC110635415 gene encoding uncharacterized protein LOC110635415 isoform X2 is translated as MEIVLASEIRTVKEYEAYDTKMQNAGAHEKSPSIIGKKRKNKIAMSPPGIFPFENLESTAENDLETSHGENACGPTTNILALESADRVENSTQQDDELVPTDKVLAVKQSLTKSRIQRDTKGKSKVLSDGDANEMMLNEEDGSHESVESCNSAGLFSTGKRRWNFERQLIVGSKRVKRQIQESPNSSSLIKQDSSFMNWISNMMKGFSKSSEGEVPSLSPALPNPSHGPENPDQDLITSNRNKDPGCRTIGFQSIFQSLYCRKTKCEEAVMLNVDHPTEGLKEHELDNRIYDLDATPIACQMVTGNVYKRFLPSNDRFNESTCGNQEIPVVHSNDVSMSFAAIQENNGGNSTVNKHSCNLATGKERDGTSSNSSRGKHKTNNVEKIDSELPFEGKTACNFNHKGDPLESLWIARFTPKTSGSLLNQDPSKKSTGESLNCSSDGQRQKPELQSPLGSFDENENEELLHVRNCGTATEASFGSYKIKGHHNDKSIYKLNPILPSPRFKTSEAMASVFARRLDALRHFMPSDEPENAACATMTCLFCGIKGHHLQECSEITDTELEDLLRNINSYNWVNELPCVCIRCFQLNHWAVACPDAFSRVGNQAEYDASLVNQCGPSKMQLNVSIEDNPKLRDIAAGPLTVCDRNDSGMEKDLNLTQKWNVEFFGKEIASSSREKKLKENLMEPLYELVNDEISDVPKGIFDAIRRLHLLRTDILKWTNSHMPLSRLDGFFLRVRLGKWQEGLGGTGYYVACITGAQVESSPQNSKKSIAVNVGGIKCLVETQHVSNHDFLEDELVAWWSATSRSGGNLPSKEELRLKAEEKKMLGF
- the LOC110635415 gene encoding uncharacterized protein LOC110635415 isoform X1, whose product is MNDDKNTETVTNLSLALGYSNQCSQRILNNDDPGAGANAASNMTYVATDPLSELVWSPQKGLSLKCADGSFSNKNTYLSWGVGLTNMASGSSSDIPISNIDKPIDQKNFMASLAACNLGSEVAGGDDSTRFPTSNAATGDPAEEMKNAVDISFLQIEDPGNNKGEVETDKPKLDVAQNNQTCEEPIGRDTSVSDGNHALGMEIVLASEIRTVKEYEAYDTKMQNAGAHEKSPSIIGKKRKNKIAMSPPGIFPFENLESTAENDLETSHGENACGPTTNILALESADRVENSTQQDDELVPTDKVLAVKQSLTKSRIQRDTKGKSKVLSDGDANEMMLNEEDGSHESVESCNSAGLFSTGKRRWNFERQLIVGSKRVKRQIQESPNSSSLIKQDSSFMNWISNMMKGFSKSSEGEVPSLSPALPNPSHGPENPDQDLITSNRNKDPGCRTIGFQSIFQSLYCRKTKCEEAVMLNVDHPTEGLKEHELDNRIYDLDATPIACQMVTGNVYKRFLPSNDRFNESTCGNQEIPVVHSNDVSMSFAAIQENNGGNSTVNKHSCNLATGKERDGTSSNSSRGKHKTNNVEKIDSELPFEGKTACNFNHKGDPLESLWIARFTPKTSGSLLNQDPSKKSTGESLNCSSDGQRQKPELQSPLGSFDENENEELLHVRNCGTATEASFGSYKIKGHHNDKSIYKLNPILPSPRFKTSEAMASVFARRLDALRHFMPSDEPENAACATMTCLFCGIKGHHLQECSEITDTELEDLLRNINSYNWVNELPCVCIRCFQLNHWAVACPDAFSRVGNQAEYDASLVNQCGPSKMQLNVSIEDNPKLRDIAAGPLTVCDRNDSGMEKDLNLTQKWNVEFFGKEIASSSREKKLKENLMEPLYELVNDEISDVPKGIFDAIRRLHLLRTDILKWTNSHMPLSRLDGFFLRVRLGKWQEGLGGTGYYVACITGAQVESSPQNSKKSIAVNVGGIKCLVETQHVSNHDFLEDELVAWWSATSRSGGNLPSKEELRLKAEEKKMLGF